A window of Castanea sativa cultivar Marrone di Chiusa Pesio chromosome 1, ASM4071231v1 contains these coding sequences:
- the LOC142616424 gene encoding DEAD-box ATP-dependent RNA helicase 10-like, producing MEGDREEGKSFKDLGLCEQLLEACDRMNWKYPSKIQAEAIPHALEGKDLIGLALTGSGKTGAFALPILQSLLDSPQPFFACVLSPTRELAIQIAEQFEALGAGIGVKCAVLVGGVDMVQQSINLAKRPHIIVGTPGRLVDHLSNTKGFSLRTLKYLVLDEADRLLNEEFEKSIDEILKFIPRERRTYLFSATMTSKVKKLQRACLRNPVKIEAASKYSTVDTLKQQYCFIPAKYKECYLVYILNEMSGCTSMVFTRTCDATRFLALMLRHLGHRAIPISGKMSQSKRLGALNQFKAGECNILIGTDVASRGLDIASVDMVINYDIPTNVKDYKHRVGRTARAGRSGVAISLVNQYEVEWFVQIEKFVGKKFPEFPSQEEEVLLLMGSVKEAKRATLAKIKELGGKYGKKRGGDDDEEDMDKDTDKYMTHRNVKSSKKMKK from the exons ATGGAAGGAGACAGAGAAGAAGGCAAGAGTTTTAAGGATTTAGGATTATGTGAACAATTGCTAGAGGCTTGTGATCGTATGAACTGGAAATACCCATCAAAGATACAAGCAGAAGCAATTCCCCATGCACTTGAAGGAAAAGACTTGATTGGTCTTGCTCTAACCGGTTCTGGTAAAACTGGTGCCTTTGCTCTTCCCATTTTGCAGTCCCTCTTAGACTCTCCACAACCTTTCTTTGCTTGTGTCCTCTCCCCAACAAG gGAGCTTGCAATTCAAATTGCTGAGCAGTTTGAAGCTTTAGGAGCTGGCATTGGGGTTAAGTGTGCAGTg CTTGTTGGAGGGGTAGACATGGTGCAACAGTCTATCAACCTTGCAAAACGGCCCCATATTATT GTTGGAACTCCTGGACGCCTTGTCGATCATCTTTCTAACACGAAAGGTTTTTCCCTCCGCACATTGAAGTATTTG GTTCTAGATGAGGCTGACAGGTTGTTGAATGAGGAGTTCGAGAAATCAattgatgaaattttgaaatttatccCTCGTGAACGGAGAACATATCTATTTTCTGCCACTATGACCAGTAAG GTTAAGAAGCTCCAAAGGGCTTGTTTAAGAAATCCTGTGAAG ATTGAAGCAGCATCAAAATACTCAACTGTTGACACGCTAAAGCAGCAGTATTGCTTTATACCTGCTAAATACAAG GAATGCTACCTTGTATATATTTTGAACGAGATGTCTGGATGTACATCAATGGTTTTCACTCGTACCTGTGATGCAACTCGCTTTCTTGCTTTGATGCTTCGACATCTTGGTCACAGAGCCATTCCAATTAGTGGTAAAATGTCCCAG TCAAAGAGACTTGGAGCCTTAAATCAGTTCAAGGCAGGAGAGTGCAATATTCTTATTGGCACTGATGTGGCAAGTAGAGGACTTGACATTGCATCTGTTGATATGGTTATCAATTATGACATTCCTACAAATGTGAAG GATTATAAACATCGAGTTGGAAGAACTGCTCGTGCTGGAAGATCTGGTGTTGCAATATCCCTAGTGAATCAGTATGAGGTGGAATGGTTTGTGCAGATAGAGAAATTTGTTG GCAAGAAATTTCCAGAGTTTCCTTCTCAAGAAGAGGAAGTCCTGCTATTGATGGGGTCCGTCAAAGAGGCCAAAAGAGCAACTCTGGCG AAAATCAAAGAACTAGGAGGCAAGTATGGGAAGAAGCGAGGAGGAGATGATGACGAGGAGGATATGGACAAAGATACAGACAAATACATGACCCACAGAAATGTGAAGTCGTCTAAGAAGATGAAAAAATGA
- the LOC142639777 gene encoding G-type lectin S-receptor-like serine/threonine-protein kinase At1g34300 encodes MIMTMGSMTIQLQVKLQLHTILLSFLLLLPTISVAQIQPGSTLYASNTTQTWSSPNSTFSLTFIPLNPPTSPPSYLASIVFSGGIPVWSAGTTPLDSSASFQFHPTGNLLLLNGTGHTIWDSGTANLGISSASLDDYGNLVLTNGTLPVWSSFNHPTNTLLPSQNFTTRQVLRNGLYSFSLHSYGNITLKWNNDSIVYWNQGLNKNLTSPTLGLQSNGILSVYDTTIVPRGVVMAYSNDHGEGSNILRFLRLDEDGNLKMYSSARGSGNETVEWVAIEDQCRVFGYCGNMGICRYNGTNPICGCPSQNFELVDPKDSRKGCKRKMEIENCPLNVTMLDMEHTLLLTYPPQSIFAIDGSQIFFVAISACRLNCLVNPTCDASTTLSDGTGMCYYKTPEFITGYQSAALLSTSYVKVCPPVLPNPSPGLDSGKSGGWRMQSWVVAIVVIGVALGLIVLEGSLWWCCRSSPKFEGLNDLFEYASGAPIQFSFKELQRCTKGFKEKLGTGGFSAVYKGVLANRTVVAVKQLEGIEQGEKQFRMEIGTISSTHHLNLVRLIGFCSEGRHRILVYEFMQNRSLDNLLFQTDDNKAGKLLNWECRFKIAIGAARGITYLHDECRVCIVHCDIKPENILLNENYTAKVSDFGLSKLTTSKENKYRTLTNIRGTRGYLAPEWLANLPITSESDVYSYGMVLLEIVSGRRNFEVSAETNWKMLSVWAYEEFEKGNVTAIVDRRLAKEEVDMEQVVRAIQVGFWCIQEQPLQRPRMEKVVQMLEGITKIDSPPSPKGRE; translated from the coding sequence ATGATCATGACCATGGGGTCCATGACAATCCAACTACAAGTCAAACTCCAACTCCATACCATACTACTCtccttcctcctcctccttcccaCCATTTCAGTAGCACAAATCCAACCAGGCTCAACCCTTTATGCCTCCAACACAACCCAAACCTGGTCCTCACCAAACAGCACCTTCTCCCTCACCTTCATACCCCTCAACCCCCCCACCTCCCCTCCTTCCTACCTTGCTTCCATCGTCTTCTCCGGCGGTATCCCCGTCTGGTCTGCAGGCACCACTCCTCTTGACTCCAGTGCTTCATTCCAATTCCACCCCACTGGCAACCTCCTCCTACTCAATGGCACTGGCCACACCATCTGGGACTCCGGCACCGCCAACCTTGGCATCTCCTCCGCTTCCCTCGACGACTATGGCAACCTTGTCCTTACCAATGGTACCCTCCCAGTCTGGTCTTCATTCAACCACCCCACCAATACACTCTTGCCATCACAGAACTTCACCACTCGACAAGTTTTGCGGAATGGGTTGTACTCGTTTAGTCTTCATAGTTACGGTAACATTACACTCAAGTGGAATAATGATAGTATTGTATACTGGAATCAAGGTTTGAATAAAAACTTAACTTCTCCAACCTTAGGATTACAGTCTAATGGTATTTTGTCGGTTTATGATACCACAATTGTGCCACGTGGGGTTGTCATGGCTTATAGTAATGATCATGGTGAAGGAAGTAATATCTTAAGGTTTTTAAGGTTAGATGAAGATGGGAATTTGAAGATGTATAGTTCTGCTAGAGGGAGTGGGAATGAAACTGTGGAATGGGTAGCTATTGAGGATCAATGTAGAGTTTTTGGGTACTGTGGGAATATGGGGATTTGTAGATATAATGGTACAAACCCCATTTGTGGGTGCCCGTCTCAGAATTTTGAGCTGGTTGATCCAAAGGATAGTAGGAAAGGTTGTAAGAGGAAGATGGAGATTGAGAATTGTCCACTGAATGTGACCATGCTTGATATGGAACATACCCTTTTGTTGACTTATCCTCCTCAAAGCATATTTGCAATTGATGGTTCACAAATCTTTTTCGTGGCTATATCAGCTTGTAGGTTGAATTGTCTTGTAAATCCTACTTGTGATGCTTCAACTACACTGTCAGATGGAACTGGTATGTGTTACTATAAGACTCCGGAATTCATTACTGGGTATCAGAGTGCAGCTCTGCTTAGCACTTCTTATGTCAAGGTTTGTCCACCAGTGCTTCCTAACCCATCACCTGGTTTGGATTCTGGGAAGAGTGGTGGTTGGAGAATGCAATCATGGGTTGTAGCTATTGTGGTCATAGGTGTCGCTTTGGGTTTGATTGTGTTGGAGGGTAGTTTGTGGTGGTGTTGTAGAAGTAGCCCCAAATTTGAAGGATTAAATGATCTTTTTGAGTATGCTTCTGGAGCTCCAATCCAGTTTTCGTTTAAGGAGCTCCAGCGCTGTACCAAGGGATTCAAGGAGAAGCTTGGAACTGGAGGATTTAGTGCTGTATACAAAGGGGTTCTTGCTAATAGAACCGTTGTGGCAGTGAAGCAACTCGAGGGAATTGAGCAGGGAGAGAAGCAATTTAGAATGGAGATAGGTACCATAAGTAGCACCCACCACTTGAATTTGGTGAGATTGATTGGTTTCTGCTCCGAAGGGCGCCATAGGATTTTAGTATATGAGTTCATGCAAAATAGGTCTCTTGATAATCTCCTTTTCCAAACAGATGATAATAAGGCCGGAAAATTGTTGAATTGGGAGTGTCGGTTCAAAATTGCAATTGGCGCTGCGAGGGGCATCACATATCTTCATGATGAGTGTAGAGTCTGCATTGTGCATTGTGATATAAAACCAGAAAACATTTTATTGAATGAGAACTATACTGCAAAAGTCTCAGATTTTGGTCTTTCAAAGCTAACTACTTCCAAGGAAAATAAATACCGAACTTTGACAAACATTAGGGGCACTAGAGGATATTTGGCACCGGAATGGCTAGCGAATCTTCCAATAACTTCAGAATCCGATGTTTATAGTTATGGTATGGTTTTGTTGGAGATAGTGAGCGGGAGAAGAAATTTTGAAGTGTCTGCAGAAACGAATTGGAAAATGCTTTCTGTGTGGGCGTATGAAGAATTTGAGAAGGGTAATGTCACTGCAATTGTTGACAGAAGGTTGGCGAAGGAAGAGGTGGATATGGAGCAAGTAGTGAGAGCTATTCAAGTAGGCTTTTGGTGCATCCAGGAGCAACCATTACAGAGGCCAAGAATGGAAAAAGTGGTACAAATGCTAGAAGGGATTACAAAGATTGATAGTCCGCCTTCCCCCAAAGGTCGTGAATGA